TCTCAGAAAAGCGGGCTTCGTCTGGCGTATATATCCGAGTGATGACACATTTGTTGACAATGTATATCCAAACACAAATTATGGTCAGCAAAGCCAACTCAAAATCGAGAATAGTTCCTCTTCAATCAAACTCACGTACATGAAGTTTGATCTTTCTGGTTTACCATCAACCTTTGGAATCGGCGAGGCTAGGCTCAACTTATTTGTCTACGAGAACGCTCAAGCATACGTAATCGCATACGGGGTGGAAAACGATGCTTGGACGGAAAACAGTTTGGTTTGGAACAATCGTCCGCCCTATGGAGAAATCATCGACAATGTTCAATGCGAGAACGGATGGATTTCTCTAGATGTTACCCAATGGGCAAGAGCGCAGTTCAACATTGACCGAAAGCTTTCGCTTGTACTCGCGATAAGTCAGGGCTCGGCAAGTTTCAGATCTGAGGAATATATGGAGAACAGGTCTCAGAGGCCTTATCTCGGAGTAAAGCTCGCCTCAACAAGAACGGTAACGGAAAGACTTCTCCCAATCGAAGACACGTATACGGATTACGAGAAGCGGAACACTCCGATGGGGGAAAATAATCCGAAAAGATTGGCCGTAAGTGGAGTTTCAGGATACTATCGCAGATCATATCTCAAATTTGATATGTCTAGTTTACCGAAGGAGGCGAAGATTTCAGAAGCGAGGTTGTGGGTTTATGCCAGAGAAATAATTAATCCTGGCAACCAGGTCAAAGTTGTTTACGCGTGTAGACTTGAAAATGACAACTGGAAAGAGACAACATTGACCTGGAACACGCAGCCTGAGAACGGGCCAGTGATTAGCGAGAATTCGATTTCAACCACCGGTTGGATTTCGTGGGACGTGACGGCTTGGGTACAGAATCAGATGAGTGTGGATAACATTGTGTCTATCATTCTTAGAACAATTGAACCGGCTAACACGGTTGAACCCTGGTTTGAATCAAAGGAAGAAGTTTTAGGCCACATACCATTCCTGGAGATAAAATACTACGAACTACGTGGAGCGCCGGTCCTCCTATCGCCCGAGAACAATGCAACGACTTTTGACAACACCCCGACCTTCACTTGGATTCCCGGTGGAGGAGCAGAATCTCACATTCTGCAAATAGACAACGATCCGGACTTCAGCTCCCCAGTCTATGAAAATAGAAACCTTGCAGGAAACGCTAATCAGTGCACCATCGAAAACGAACTCGCACAGGACAATTACTATTGGCGGGTCGGAGCAGTTTTTGAGGGAACAACAGTTTGGTCAGAATCTAGAAGACTACAAGTTCTGCGCAGCATGACACTGGTCATCTATCCATCAGCTGATGCCAAAGTAGAAAGTAGTTCACCTGACACAAACTATGGAAACGAAACTCATATCGCTGCAGCCGCACCCAATCCGAGTTTCTATAGAAGATCCTTCTTGAAATTTGATCTTTCTTCCATCCCGAGCGGTGGCTCGATTATTGATGCAAAACTCTATCTTTACAAGTATGGTGAGGGAGGAACAGAACCGGGAGACACGAACAGAAATGTTGGAGTCTACCGTGTCGATAACGACGACTGGTCAGAATCGGTGATAACTTGGAACAACCAGCCAGCAATAGGCTCACTCGAGAATTATATTTACACACCAACTTCGACCGGCTTCTGGGAGGTCTGGAACATCACAAATTGGGCGGACAACCAGTACAAGGGTGATAGAATTCTTTCGATTGCTATTAGAATGGTTGATGAGAGAAGTGACTGGAACAGCGCGGAGCCATATTGGTATTCAAAGGAGTGGGGCACTCCCTCTCAGCGGCCATATTTGGTTGTGACTGTTAGTTAGGCTAACCTAGCAAAATCTGCTCGAAAACTTCTGATTCGACTTCGTGGGCCATTGGAATTCCTGTAACCTCTGAGGCAAGTCTTGTCAGCGCAATCAGATCGTCTCTGTTTATTAGATTTAGCTTGAACTTTCTGGCTCCAGCCATCAATTGTTTTAGCCCCACACCGATTCTGTCCGTTAGGTAGGTGTATACGCCGATCGCCGAAAGAGGAATCCTTTCAAAGTCCTTTCCATATTTCTGTTTCAACTCAGGAATCGCAACAAAGAATTTTTCAGGTTCAGCTCCAAAATTCTCGGCAAAGTCTTTTGGTAGCTTCCCCTCTCTCGCGAGCTCGATGAAATATGTGGATTTCATCGCCGCTGTTAGTGGTGCTCTCGCCATTGTTATTGCTTTGACAAACGGTCCATCCCCAAAGTTGCTCATCGCTATGCTCTTGAAGATTTGAGTTTCGTTTATGAAACCTCCAGCCATGCTTATATCTGGAACATACTTTCCATGTTTCTTTAGAATTTGAGCACACTTCAACACTTGTGCTTCCAAATACACTGTAGGTGTTCCCATCTCATTCATCATCGGAACTGGACTCATTCCGGTTCCACCACCAGCACCATCGAACGTTATGTAGTCCACTTTCGCTTCGGAAGCAACTTTCATCGTCCAAGCCACATCTACAGGTCTGTAAGCACCAGTCTTGATGGAAACTTTTTTTGCCCCCTGTTCGCGTAGCCACTCTACGTCTTCGACAAAATCTCTTTCGGATGGCATGCCAACCCTACTGTGTCTTTCAAAAGTTTTGAAATATCCGGCCTTAAACGCTTCTTGAACAGCTTTGTCTTCCGGGTCCGGAATAACTAAATAACCTCTTTTCTTTAGCGTCAAGGCTCGCTCGATAGAGTTAAGTCTAACTTCTCCTCCAATCGCTTTGGCCCCCTGTCCCCATTTTCTCTCGATTATATTGACTTCTAGCTTGGATATCACGTAAACATCAACCCCGAGTCTTTGATCTTCTACATTAGTCTGCACAGCCACATCTCCATGTTTTCCGTCCCAGAACTCTCTGAATTTTTTAACACGGTGTTCCATATCAGGAGACTTGGATATTTTGCCGTTTGTGAGCTCGGCTTCAGGGTCCATTCCACAGACGTTTTCCCCTATTATCAAAATTATTCCGGAGAGGGCGGCTCCAACAGCTAACGAATCCCAGTAGTTCTTTGCAACGGCTGTAGATCCATAAGCTCCAGAAGCCAGCGGGAGCTTCAGCCGTACCCCACCGAGCTCTGATGTTATATCAACATTTGGGAAAAGTGCAAGATCCGAATCCGCCGGAATTCCCTCGGCCCCACGTAGCCGAGCGAGAATGTTGAAGTGCGACCAGTCGAGTCCGTAGTTCTTGAGAGATGCCGCCGTGCTTTGACCGAAATATTCTGGTATCGGATATAAAACCTCTCTACCTCGAAACGCTGAAAGACCGATTTCACAGAGAAATGGACATTCCTTTACGCAGATCGGGCACATTCCGCTTGTTGGGCTAACATCTCTGACTCTCGTTCTGGTTCCGGTAGTCGATTGCGCGTTCAAATACGACGAATTTTTCATCACGCGTTCTGTCATGGTTATCTGTTTACGTTTTTACATCCCATATATAAGCTTTTTGGTCAAAAAATACAAGCTGATTTTCAAATTTTTACATTATGTTAAATTTTAACAAAACTTTCTTGACCAAAGGCAAAGATTTCAATAGTGCCGAATGCAACGAAGCTATTACCGCTTTCAATGGGAAAACTATGACGATCCAGCAGGGGCCGGGGAATATAATAATAAATCGTTTAAAGTTCAAGTGAGAAAATGTGCGAACCGAAACCAATCTTCTCTCCCCAAAAAGAAAAGAGGAAAATGAAAGTAGTTGTGTTATTCTCTGGAGGTGCGAGTGCTGTTCCCTTCATGCTTGGAAGCGACGATTTTGAGGTAGTTGGGGCGATATCTAGTTCGAAAACTGCTAGCGGGGTAGAAAAGTTAAAAAAGCTTGGAATTCCTGTCGAGGTTGTTGACATAAAAGAGTTCTATGCCGGCAGGCCAATTTCCGATATGAAAGTCAGAAGCGAATATGAGGAAAAGCTTATTCAAATAATAAAGGAAAAAAAGTGGAATCCTGACTTAATCGCTTGTTCCGGATACATGTATGTTCTCACCCCTAGATTTCTGCGGGAATTTCCAAATCGTGTTTTAAACGTTCACCCAGCAGATCTTTCCATAACCGAGGGAGGAAAAAGAAAATATACGGGATTGCACGCGGTGAAAGCTCAGATAGAGGCAGGAGAAAAGGCGACGAGATCGACAATTCACATAATGAACGAGACCCCTGATCACGGACCAATAGTTGTAATTTCTCCACCTTTACCTGTAGAAGGTAGATTCCCGGAGGAGCAACAGAACTTGATGAAGGAGAAGTGTGAT
This region of Candidatus Hadarchaeales archaeon genomic DNA includes:
- a CDS encoding glutamate synthase-related protein, encoding MKNSSYLNAQSTTGTRTRVRDVSPTSGMCPICVKECPFLCEIGLSAFRGREVLYPIPEYFGQSTAASLKNYGLDWSHFNILARLRGAEGIPADSDLALFPNVDITSELGGVRLKLPLASGAYGSTAVAKNYWDSLAVGAALSGIILIIGENVCGMDPEAELTNGKISKSPDMEHRVKKFREFWDGKHGDVAVQTNVEDQRLGVDVYVISKLEVNIIERKWGQGAKAIGGEVRLNSIERALTLKKRGYLVIPDPEDKAVQEAFKAGYFKTFERHSRVGMPSERDFVEDVEWLREQGAKKVSIKTGAYRPVDVAWTMKVASEAKVDYITFDGAGGGTGMSPVPMMNEMGTPTVYLEAQVLKCAQILKKHGKYVPDISMAGGFINETQIFKSIAMSNFGDGPFVKAITMARAPLTAAMKSTYFIELAREGKLPKDFAENFGAEPEKFFVAIPELKQKYGKDFERIPLSAIGVYTYLTDRIGVGLKQLMAGARKFKLNLINRDDLIALTRLASEVTGIPMAHEVESEVFEQILLG
- a CDS encoding formyltransferase family protein, which gives rise to MCEPKPIFSPQKEKRKMKVVVLFSGGASAVPFMLGSDDFEVVGAISSSKTASGVEKLKKLGIPVEVVDIKEFYAGRPISDMKVRSEYEEKLIQIIKEKKWNPDLIACSGYMYVLTPRFLREFPNRVLNVHPADLSITEGGKRKYTGLHAVKAQIEAGEKATRSTIHIMNETPDHGPIVVISPPLPVEGRFPEEQQNLMKEKCDGPAYRKALELISRGMVAIDCEGNVYIMKNGKWEKGFVRMEGEH